The DNA region ACGTAGAGATAAAAGGGCTTCTCCGCTGCTCGGGCTTCGGCGAGGAAATCGAGGGCGTAGTCGACCTTTGCCACGGTTGTGTAGAAAGGCTTGCCGTTTGGAGTCTTGGGCACGCTCCACGGTTTCCCGTTGAGCCTGAAGGACCCGTTTCCGCTGAAGTAGTTGTAGGCCCCACTGAGGTGACCGAAATAGCGGTCGAAACCGAAGTCGGTGGACTGGCTGTCGAGGTGCCATTTGCCGCTCATGGCAGTGAAATACCCGGCGGCACGGAGAACTTCCGCTGATGTGACTGCATGGGTCAAGGCCTTGTCCCCGGCTGCCGCGCAATACTGGCCACTGAGGAGAGAGACCCGGGAAGAGTGGCACTTGGCCGTGTTGTAGAACTGAGAAAATCGGAGGCCGTTGGCCGCGAGGGAGTCGAGGTGAGGCGTTTCGATCTCTCCCCCGTAGCAGCCGAGGTCCGAGTAGCCTAGCAGCCCGTTGATCTAAGCGCATACTCCTGTGGCCCGCCAACTGTGAGCAGTTGGAGGCGTGACTCTGTAGGCCGGGCTCCCAGGCGAGCATGTGTGTCCCACAAGTTCTTCATCGCTGCGATGAGAAGCCAGGCGAGCTGCATAAGCCCGGCGGAGCCACCTTCGCCCTGCAGGCCCCTCGGCGTGCCGATCCCGAACAGCTTCCGCATTACCAGGCCCAGGTTCCGCACCAGCGCCGACGTCAGTAACCGCTTCCTCACCTTGTCGATCCCCCGCAGCCATGTGCGGCGTGACCCGCCGGTGTCGCACACGTGGGCGAAGCTGCGCTCGACCCGTTCACTCCTCAGCCGCTGGAGCCGTTTGTTCTTGGCGGTCTTGGTCCGCCGGCGGTTACCCTTCACCGCGCGCTGCTGCTCGACTGGCTTGGCGCTCAGACGCGACTCGCCGCGGCGCTTGGGCTCCGGCACATACGTCCGCACCCCGACCGACGTGACCAGTTCCAGCTGCTCGGCAGCGTGGTAGCCCTTGTCGGCAACCGCTTCTTCGATCTGCGCTTCCAGCCCAGCCTCTGACAGGTGCGTCTGCGCCTCCATCACGCTGTCGCAGAGGGTCTTCGTGTCGCTGTGGTCGCCGTGATAGACCTCTGCCGCCAAGATCAGCTCCGTATCGATATCGACCACGTGCTCCGCCTTGTACGCCAAATGCGTGCGGCCGTCCTTGAGCTTGGTGATCCGTGCGCTCGGGTCGGTCGTGCTGACCCACTCGGCGTTCGAGACCTTTTTGTTCTTCCGCTTCTTATCGAAGCGGCGGACCTCTTCGTCGCTCGGCTCGTCTCCTTTTTCGATCACTCCTTCCTTCTTCATCAAGCCAATGACGTACGCCTTCCAGTCTTCTCCTGTGTCGCGCCGCACGATGCTCTTCATCGCCGCATCGGCTTCAAGGGTAGTCGAATCGACCGCTACCGTCTTGCCTTTTAGCAGCCCCTGCTGCGCCGCCAGTTGCAGCACCAGCCGGAACACTTCCTGGTGGACTTCCAGCGGCAGGCGGTCGCGGACCCGGCTGAGCGTCGAGTGATCGGGGGTCGCCTCGGTCAGCGGAACGCCCAGGAACTCCCGCAGGCTGAGGCTGTCGGCGCACCGCCACGCGATGCCCCGCTGTGAACCGATCCCCTCGAAGTAACCCACCATCAACATCCGGAAGTAGACTCCCGGCGGGACCGACGGCCGCCCACGCGTGCCGGTCGGCTGGTAGTACGGCTCGCACAACTTCTCGATGTCGCGGTCGAAGCCCGCCTCGGAAAGCAGCCTATTGAGCCGCTTGTAGAACGCGTGCCCCTGACTCTTGGGCAGCTGCTGGGCCGTCACGAACAACACGTCCTGCCGATCCCGCTCTCGCCTTCCCATCCCCATCGCTTCGCTCCTGCTCAAGTCACGCTTTCGTCGGCGACGCAGTTTAGCGCCAAGGGGTTGGTCGGGGGAGTGGCATTTTTCAACGGGCTGCTAGGTCATCGAACATGATGACGACGAAGTTCGGCGGTTGCGCGGCGGCGCCAAAAACGAGCGCGGTGAGGATCACGGTGGCTGGCAAGAAGAGCTTCATACGTCACTGTTAATCCGTACGACCGGGAAAACCGCCGGACTACCTTAATTGAAGAACGACAACGGCGTGGCCGTCCAGCATCAGATCAAAGTGCATCCGGCCCAAAGAATCGACGGTCGGTTTGGGTAGCGGGTCAACGGAATGGAGCTTACTCAACTCCTCGTACTTGGCCCGATGTGCCGCCATGACCTTCCTCGTGATCGCATGCGTTTTGGCATTGTCGGCCACCTTTGCCCGGACATGCTTCATGTCTGCGTTGCGTTCGGCCATAAATCCAGCGTGTTCCCCATCAAGTAGATTAGCGCGAGTTACGGACAATTCCTTCTCGACAAATGAACCTCCGTCCAACGTAAGACGGACCAAAACCTTGTTGCCGTTGGATCGCTCAGCGAGGTGACGAAACACAATCAGATTGACTACGTCGCCGTTTCTAGCGGCTATGCAGCCAATATGGTCCATTTCGCTCATTTGATCTGATTCGACAGAAAGCCGCGTCCCGCCAGCCATCTCTTCGAGCATGTCCATGACATGGGTAAGTGGTGTTGGAATGTTCCCTCCTTTGTCGGTGTTCCAGTCCCACTGATAGACGCGACGGACGTCGTTTCGATAGATCTTTTCCGACATATGAGCGAGCCACGAACTTCCGAACTCAGTCCCGTCGCCGGCTATCTGCTTTCCGCCTTCACTGAGGATTCCAAACTCATGGATCTCTACGGGGACTGAGTCAAACTGGGGGTGGTTACCAATCTCTTCCCGCAAGAACTCAACCACGGCATCGAACTGTATGTCCGACCTCCCGACGGAGGTGTAGTACGATGATCCGAAGACATCGAGCGGAGTCCCCGTCGACCCGGAAACATGATTCGTTCCCGTTGCACAATGGTTAATGATTGCAGGCGCCCACGACTTCTGCTTCCGGCCTCTTAGTGGGGCGATAACGTTTCCAGGCCCGATACTGGCAGAGGGCAGCACGCTTCGGACTGCCGCGACCGTGTAGTCGTAGTGCTTAAGATATTGCTGCTGCGTGCCAGTCCAGTGACCGGGGCTGAAGTCTGGTTCGGTCCCAACCCGGAAACGCCATTGAGCAACCTCTTCGACTCCAAACTCCTCAACTAGCGCTCGAGCGAACTGCCGGACGTAGCTGCTCCAAAGATCAAAACTTGCAGGTGGCTCTGTGTTTCCGTAGAGGTTTTTTGTAGGGTTCTCACTCATCTCGGCGGGAACGTTGTCCAACACGATCCACGGCGTAAATCCACAGCTCCGGATACCGGAGAGCATCGCCAGCGCCTCTGAGAAATCGCAGATTGCTTGGCCTCGTGCATCGACTCCCCGGAAGTAGTCGTCTTTCTTTGAGTCTTTGCCGCCAAACAGCCGCACGCAATTAATAAATCGTGCGTACCGATACTTCTGCTTGAGTCGACTTAATTGCTGCTCGTCGAGGAAGGGCGATTGGTCAGTGACTGGATAGACGTCCCAAAACCTGTACATCTGGCCTACCTCAGTATCGAGGTCCACAACTATCACACTGGGTGACAACTGCGACCCAGCGGGCTCGTCACCTCTGAGTGCAGGTGAGGTCAATATGTACGTGCTCAAAGCGACGAGCAGCCACTTGCAATTAAAAATCATCGCTGGTTGTGCCTCGCCGTTCGTCACTTGAGTACTTGCCCGTCATGCATTGTATCCTCCTACAGACGTGTGAGATAGAATGGTCCACCCGGTCTTTTTTGTGGGTAGAGTAGCTAACACCTCAGCTCCGGGTCGACAGAGTTGGCGCCCCGGCAACGTCGCCTTCGCATCAGCCCTCGATTGGGTGCAGGGCCGATGCGAGGGCGGCGGCGAAGGGGGGGGGCGCCGCCCCTTTTTTCGAGCCCGAGCTGAGGCTTCCCACCCACTAGAAACCCGGATGGACCAAGTTTTGCCGCCTGGCGATTCGGCATCGGGGCTGCTTATGCAGGAACCAGCTGCAGTACCGTTCGGGAGCCTGCATCTGCGGGCGCAGAGCTACCCGACCGGTGCGACTTCCGCGTTATTTTCTCTCTGCGATCGGTGGCGTCACCCGAGGCGGCTGGAGGCTCAGACAAGTCGCAGCGGTGGACATCACCTCCCTCAGATCCGGCTCCAGCCAGGTGATCGGAGGCGGACCGGCCGCCGCGGGGGTCGTCCGGCAAGAATCCGCAGCGGTGGCGACGACCTCTGCGAGAACGGGCATACTGCATCGTGGCGGGGGATGGCCTCGCCAATCGAATGCGACGCCACGGTCGCGTTTGGTTGAGTGTTATTCCAGCAACCCGCGTTTCTTCAACGCCGATTTCAGCCGGTTGAGCGTCGGGTGCTTCTTGGCAAGATGAGCGGAGTGCTGTCGCGCGAGCTGTTCGCCGCTGTCGCCCGCCAGCGCTTCCCGCAGCTCGTCGAGCACCTCGGCCGCCGCTTCGTAGTTGGCCAACCCGCGAGCGGCGACGAGTTCCTCAGCTTTGCGGAGCCATTTTTTCGGTTCGTCAACCATCTGCCTCATCCGTACCTCCCGCTCCTGAGCCAGCTTGGCCGCTTTACGCTGCTCAGCGGCAACGAGTCGCTTCTGTTCTCGTTCGTACTCAGCCTGGCGGAGCTGGGCGGCTCGATCGAGCAATGTCTGGTAGTTTCGGCTTGTGACGACGGTCGGCCAGACCGAAGGGGTCGTTGCACCCAGGATGCGAGCAATCGTTGCCGATTTGATCGCGGCGGAGTCCTCCGAGAGCAATTCGCGAAGCAGTGCCTTTACCTCTTCCTCGCTCTGGGACTCAACCCACCGCTGGATGCGATGCTCTGCGGAAGCCTCGTCGGGTGCTTCTGCAGAACCCTCGGCCGCAGCGTCCAACAAGGACGCTTCGAGGCCAAAGAACTCCAGGAAGGGCTGAGCCTCGCCGGCAAGCTCGGCGAGCCCGCAAGGCACGGGAGGCTCTTTGGCATCGACGGAGTTAGGTTGTCCGTCGGTCGCCGCAGCGAGCCAGAACAGGTAGAGCACCCTGAGGTCGCCGACCATCAGCCGAGTGCGAAGCTCGACCATCGCAAGCATATAGGATTCGAACTCCCAGAACTCTTCGAGTTCGCCCGCTTCATCGTACGGGCTCAGGGTCAGAACGCCCCCGCTGCCACGCCGGTCCGGCGCCCACGAGACTCCCTCGCCGCCGATGTAGTTCGACCAGACGTCCTCGGCGAACGGCATTCACACCGGCAGCCGGAAAGCGACCGTTCGAACCCCAAAGTTGGCGTAGTGGAGGTGTACGTCGTAGCCCCTCCGGAGCATTCCGTTCACGTCACCATGAAAGTCTCCAAAATGGTACTCATTCTGAAATGACCAGCGCGAGATCTCAGCCCGAGTTGATTGTTCTCGGGCGTAGGCCAACTCGCGGTCGGTGAGCGGCCGGTCTACCGCTTGAAACTCGATGAGCTGGTACTCGCTCACGCGTGGACCTCCTGCCGGGATGTCGGCATCCTAGTGTCAGGGCGGGGAGTTCAATCGCTTCTTGCGAAAAGCCTGTCAAACAACGCGCGACCCCTGGCCAACCCTTCAGGCGTCATGACCACGGACTTCGATTTGGACACAGGGTCGAACAGGAGGCCCTTCTCATGAAGACGGTTGAGGGCGTCCCAATCATGGCCTTTCCAGGCGCGGGCCCCAAACTCGTCTTCCTGGTGAGCTGTCAACGTGAGGAGTGCGAGGACAGCATCATCGATTCTGTCGCTGTCATATGGCATGCGGCGTCCCTCCAATTGGGCAACGAGGGGGAAGTCCGAAGCCAATTCTATCACCCGGCGTCCATTGAAAAAGCTCGCCGATAGCCGAGAGTCCCAGACGCGGAAACCTGCGTCGGCCCGACACTTCGACGCTGACGCTATAAAAGGACGATGACCGTCGGAAGGAAGGCGAGACGCACTTTGTCGGCCGGCCGATACTCCTACAAATAGATGGCCACCCCTAGTTGTCCGAAGGATCCAGCCGCTTCACCCGGCGACGCCGGCCCTGCCTAGGGGCCGCCGCCGCAGACCGATAGACCCCCGGCGTGTCCGCACTCAAGCAGCGGCCGCTGGCCCAGCCCCGCAGCCGGGCGACCGACTCGGCCGCCGTCGAGGCGATCGGCACCACGTGCCTGGCCGCCTCGACCAGCGGCAGGTCGAGCAGCCGCGCCAGCCGGCAGCACGAGCGGACCTCGGCGCCGGTCCAGTCGTCGTCCGCGGGACGGCGCTGGCCGGGGGCGATGCCGAGCGACGAGCGGTGGATCTTCCAGATCGCGTCCTTCTGCTGCCTCCCGGGGAGGTCGAGGAAGAACACCGCGTCGAACCGCTCGGCCCGCGTCAGCTCGGGCGGCAGCCGCGAGACGTCGTTGGCGGTCGCCACCACGAACACGTCCGACTCGTGGTCCGCCAGCCAGCTCAACAGCGAACCGAACAGCCGCGACTGCACCCCGGAGTCGCCGGCCTGGCCCCCGTTTTGGCCGCCGACGCCGGACAGGGCCTTGTCGAGCTCATCGACGAACAGCACGCAGGGCGCCATCGCGTCGATCGACGCCAGTGCCCCGCGCGTCCGCTCCTCGGTCTGGCCGACCAGCGAGCCCATCAGCCGGCCGACGTCCAGCACCAAAGTCGGACGCCCCGTCTCGGCGCCGATCGCCTTGGCGATGGCACTCTTGCCGGTCCCGGGCACCCCCAACAACAAAACCCCTTGGGGGCGGATGCTGGCGCCTGACTTGCTGTCGCTGGGCCGGGGACGCAGCGCCCGGCGACAAAACCCCTTCAGCGACTCGAGCCCGCCGAGCTGGTCGAAGGAGCCGCCGCCCCGGTGGAGCGTCACCAGCCCCCCCTGGGCGAGCGTCTGGGCCTTGAGCGACCACAGCGTCTCGGGGGTGAGCCGCCGCTGGCGCACCAGGCTCAGCGCGAACGCCCCCTCGGCCTCGTACCGCGACAGGCCGCTGGCCGCATCAATGAGCTGCTCGAAGCCGGGCCCCTTGGGGAGTTCTCCGCGCTCGGTGGCGACGCCGCGGGCGATCTCCGCCAGCTGCTTCCTGTCGGGCAGGGCGTGCTCGATCACCACGAACAACCGTTCCAGCTCGGGCGGCAGCTGCACCACCGGGGCGATCACGACCACGAACGTCGAACGCCGGCGTCCTACTTCGACCTGGCGGGTGACGGCCTGCACGACTTCTACCGAGCTGAGGTAGCGGTGGAAGTTGGGCAGCACCAGCAGCGTGGCGCCCGCGTCTCGGGGGGCGTGGTCCAACAGCCGCACGGCAGAGACCGGGTCCGAGGCGGTCGCCGGGACGGCAGAGACCGTGCCCCACGCGCCCAGCTCGACGTCCCAGCCCCACGCCCGCCAGTTCTCGGCGCGGCACAGCGTGGCGATCTCTTCGAGGGCGTCGGGGTGTTCGTGGCTGGTGATCCACAGCCCCGAGAAGCACGCCCGCACGTGCTCCTGGAGGGTTTCGGAGAGCGACATACTGGCTCCTTGGCTAGGACAAGAAATGGCGAGCAGCAGAAGTGGTTAGGACGGGTTCGTGTGGCCTCCAGCAGAAAGGTGGGACGGGACACTCACGGGTTGCTGGAAGAAGGCAGAGGTCAGCTGCTCCGACTGCCGGACGCCCAGCGCCGCCTCCAGCAGCCGGCTGGCGTCCTGGCAGGCGGCGCCGGCGTAGCCGCGGGTCTCGATGCGGGCCTCGCCCTGGGGCGAGACGATGATTTCGATCGACTTCATGCGGCGCCCTCCATTTGGACGACGAGGCGGATCGAGCCGTCGGAGAGCGGTTCTTCGTGCACCGCGTGCCCGCTCCGCCGGGCGACCAGCGTGGCCCGCTCGACGGCGTAGCCCTGCAGGAACCGGTCGAGCTGCCGCGGGTCGCCCCAGCGGCCGCCGTAGTGGTCGTAGCGGAGCGTGCCGGTGGGGAGCTCGCACACCACGGGGTAACGCCACGCGGGGAGCGTGACCGCCAGCCCGGTCGCTTGGTTGGTGAACAGCCGGTGGGTTCCTTCGGTGGGTTGTGGGAGCTGGAGCCGCCGGCAGGCGGCCGTGACCGACTCCCGGCAGCGGACCTCGGTCTGGATGGTGACGATGTGACTCACGTGGGGCTCCTGTGGTTGGAGAACGTGGAGAGCGAGCCAGGGGGCCGCGGACGCCGCCGTTGGCGGCTGGGGCGGCGTGGGGCTCGCGGGGGGCGCCAGAGGGGCGAAGAGAAAGATCTGGACAGGACAGAAGCCGTGCCGCAAAGGCAGGCGCCGTTGCTGCAGGCTAGATCATCCTCAAGTACTTATTGCGCAGTTCCAGCGATTATTTAGTGCGACAACGCTGGCGTCGTCTTACTGAGAGGGTCCAGTCGACGCGTCATCCGACCCATAGACGCTCCGACTGACTAACAGATGGATTCATGGTTCGAAGCTTGGTCTCACGGTATCGGCGTTGCTATCAGTGACAGACGCAAGCAAGTTAGTCGGTGTGCTTCTGCTGATTGTTAGCGTCCTGTTCATCGGTGGCCGTTCCAGCACTTCCTCGCAGCGTCCGCCGCACGCGTTGTGCGATGAGATTGAGCAACCGATCTAGCGCGCCGCCAGGGCGCCACCGAGTGTGTGATGACTGGCTGTTGTTCTTCTTGCTTGATCTGCGAATCACAGGCTTCTCCATACGAGGGGATAGGACGAAAAAAACCCGAGCCGCAACGAGCGACCCGGGTCGTGAAAAGAACCGTTCTTGATAGGCCGCCGTCTACGAGGGCGGGCTGGGGGCGCCTCCGGACAGCATGCGCGGAAACCCTTCCAGCGGTTCAAAGCGGTAACGCGGGTGGCGGTAGCGGCGGAGCTTGCTGTCATCCTCGGGGGGCGTCAGCACCTGCCGCCACGGCGAACCCAGGCCAAGCTCTTGCATCAGGCGGTGGAGCTTTAGCGCCCGCTGCACCGCGGGTTGAGAGGTTCCCAGCGCAGCGGCAGCTTCTCGCTGCTTCATCTTGGCGCCGTCGGCGCACAGCATCGCGACTGCTTGGTTCAGAACCGCCATCGGCTTGGGCGGGTCGAATAGGTCAACTTCCAGTTCAATCCGCAGAGCGTCCTGAGCCGACGGCATCTCGTCCAGGTTCTCAGCAAAGCAGCTGGCGTCGAGCCGCACGACGGCGCGAAAGTGGATCCTCCCGCCATCAACGCCCCGGACGGGATAGACCGTGATCTCGGGCGCCAGGTCGTGCATGACGCGTCCAAATTCCTGCGACTCAATCGCCAATCCCGCGACCGAGTTCATCGCCGCGGCCCGCACGCGTTCAATCGAAGGCGCTGGCGTACGCTCCGCGCCGAGGCGTTCCAGCCGCGACACTTCGGCCGTCATCTCACGGCACCGATCCTCAGCGGTGCGGAGGTGGTCCAGCAGCACTGCGCTGCATCCGGACGCCGCCACGGCCTCTGCCAGATTGTCGACGCGCCGCCTTGCCGAATCCGCCGCACGCTGGGCGGTGGCGAGTGCGGCGCCCCGTTCCGTGAACGCCTCGTCGGCCTGTGCTTCGACTCGGGCGAGCAGCTCCGTGTCGAACTCGGGAAGCCCCGAGACGGCCGCCATGATCGCCTCAGAGAGTTTCTCGCCCGCGACCTTCGCGTTCAGGCAGACCGAATTCCAGCACCGGTACTCGTCCGCTCCGCTGCACATCAGCGTGGGACGTTCTTTGGTGCCGAAGTGGCCGAGCGTGCGGCCGCACACCCCACACTTCAAGTGCTGGCCGGGCCACAGGGTCCGCTTACGCGGCACGTGGGCACGAGGGTCGCTGCTACCGGACCGCTTGCGGCTGTTCTTGGCGTTACGCTTCTTCAGCATCCGTCCGACTCGGTCGAAGCGATTGGGGTCAATCATCTGCAAGTGCGGGCACTCTCGGATGATCCAGCCCTCGGGCTCCTGGCGGACCGAGCGACGCCGGCCGGTGCTATTGACCCGCTTGGTGACTACGCGATTGCGGACGCGCTGCCCTTTGAGGAGCGGATCCCTGCTCGTGCGGGAGACCATCTCACCGGTCCAACGGGTTCCCCGGCAGTACTTGCCCACCGGAACGTTCTCAGCGTTGAGCCAGTCGGCCACTTCCGCGAACGACGCCCCCTCCTCGAGCATCGAGAACCACCGGTCGTAGATCGCCTCGGCGCCGTCCGCCTTGCGGAGCTCGATATCGTTCTTGGCGCCCAGCGGCTTCTCGTAGCCGAAGATCACAAACTGCACCACGCCCCCCTGGCGGAAGCGGTTGTTGTGCGTACGCCGGATGCGATTGGCGGTGTCGGCGTTGTACATCTCGTGCCGCATCGACGCGAAGAAGGCAGAGATCCGCCAGCCTTCTGCGCCCGTGTCCACGTGATCGTTCAGGGCGATCACCCGCGTGTCGTAGTCCTCGGCGATCTCGCAGAACTCGAACGCCTGCATCCGGCGGAAGATGCGGCCCAGGTCTTCGGAGATCACCAGGTCGTACTGCCGCGTTTCCAGCGCGTCTTCGGCGTCCCGCGACTCCTGGCGATCGAGCCGCTCCCCGCTTCCGCGTCCGGCGATCACCTTCATGTCGGCGGGGCCTTCCCAGTGACTTGCGACCCAGTTGCGGATGAGATTCTCTTGGTCGTCCAAGGAACGAACGTCCTGTTTGGCGGCATCCGTGCTGCTGATTCGGCAGATTGCCAACACGCGCAGCGTGTGGCCATCGCGGGCTTCGAGGGGAGGATTGAGCAGGATCATCGGGCTTCCTTTCTGGGGAAGCTCCGAAGCCCATTGATTGGCCCAGTGGGCCAATCAATGTGGAAAAGCGGAGAGCACGACGCTCAGCTGATCAATCCTGACAAAATGGCTCAGCCTTGAAAACAAGGCATTTGCCGCTGAATGTCGTGTCTGGCAAGTGTTTACAGGCGGGCCCACAGGCGAGTCCCCTGCCCTCCGCTCGCGTTTTGTAAGCGGTTCTGTTGCAAACACTTACGAGTTGCCGTCGGATTAGCGTCGGCGACTGGGCCGATCGTCTTCGGGTTTGCGTTCTCCTGAGCCGCTCCCGCCGTCTTCGTGTTCGGTGCGGGGGTTTTTGCCTGCCGGGGCGTTCTGTACCCCGTGGAGCCACACCGGGGCATTTTGTCATTCCCTCTCGGGGGCCACGTTTAGCCCGCGAAGTTGACGGGATCGCGGGGCTGCTGTGTTGTCGGACGGTTCCGACTGCTGGATCTCCCGGCGCTCGGCGCGCCGGCGATTTCTCTTGCCATTGCGACGCTGCGTGCGAAGACCGGATGGCATGGTTTGGGGCGCC from Pirellulimonas nuda includes:
- a CDS encoding DUF6429 family protein; amino-acid sequence: MPYDSDRIDDAVLALLTLTAHQEDEFGARAWKGHDWDALNRLHEKGLLFDPVSKSKSVVMTPEGLARGRALFDRLFARSD
- a CDS encoding recombinase family protein, yielding MILLNPPLEARDGHTLRVLAICRISSTDAAKQDVRSLDDQENLIRNWVASHWEGPADMKVIAGRGSGERLDRQESRDAEDALETRQYDLVISEDLGRIFRRMQAFEFCEIAEDYDTRVIALNDHVDTGAEGWRISAFFASMRHEMYNADTANRIRRTHNNRFRQGGVVQFVIFGYEKPLGAKNDIELRKADGAEAIYDRWFSMLEEGASFAEVADWLNAENVPVGKYCRGTRWTGEMVSRTSRDPLLKGQRVRNRVVTKRVNSTGRRRSVRQEPEGWIIRECPHLQMIDPNRFDRVGRMLKKRNAKNSRKRSGSSDPRAHVPRKRTLWPGQHLKCGVCGRTLGHFGTKERPTLMCSGADEYRCWNSVCLNAKVAGEKLSEAIMAAVSGLPEFDTELLARVEAQADEAFTERGAALATAQRAADSARRRVDNLAEAVAASGCSAVLLDHLRTAEDRCREMTAEVSRLERLGAERTPAPSIERVRAAAMNSVAGLAIESQEFGRVMHDLAPEITVYPVRGVDGGRIHFRAVVRLDASCFAENLDEMPSAQDALRIELEVDLFDPPKPMAVLNQAVAMLCADGAKMKQREAAAALGTSQPAVQRALKLHRLMQELGLGSPWRQVLTPPEDDSKLRRYRHPRYRFEPLEGFPRMLSGGAPSPPS
- a CDS encoding DUF2997 domain-containing protein, which codes for MKSIEIIVSPQGEARIETRGYAGAACQDASRLLEAALGVRQSEQLTSAFFQQPVSVPSHLSAGGHTNPS
- a CDS encoding DUF1257 domain-containing protein, with the protein product MSHIVTIQTEVRCRESVTAACRRLQLPQPTEGTHRLFTNQATGLAVTLPAWRYPVVCELPTGTLRYDHYGGRWGDPRQLDRFLQGYAVERATLVARRSGHAVHEEPLSDGSIRLVVQMEGAA
- a CDS encoding AAA family ATPase; this translates as MSLSETLQEHVRACFSGLWITSHEHPDALEEIATLCRAENWRAWGWDVELGAWGTVSAVPATASDPVSAVRLLDHAPRDAGATLLVLPNFHRYLSSVEVVQAVTRQVEVGRRRSTFVVVIAPVVQLPPELERLFVVIEHALPDRKQLAEIARGVATERGELPKGPGFEQLIDAASGLSRYEAEGAFALSLVRQRRLTPETLWSLKAQTLAQGGLVTLHRGGGSFDQLGGLESLKGFCRRALRPRPSDSKSGASIRPQGVLLLGVPGTGKSAIAKAIGAETGRPTLVLDVGRLMGSLVGQTEERTRGALASIDAMAPCVLFVDELDKALSGVGGQNGGQAGDSGVQSRLFGSLLSWLADHESDVFVVATANDVSRLPPELTRAERFDAVFFLDLPGRQQKDAIWKIHRSSLGIAPGQRRPADDDWTGAEVRSCCRLARLLDLPLVEAARHVVPIASTAAESVARLRGWASGRCLSADTPGVYRSAAAAPRQGRRRRVKRLDPSDN
- a CDS encoding transposase, with protein sequence MSRSEAMGMGRRERDRQDVLFVTAQQLPKSQGHAFYKRLNRLLSEAGFDRDIEKLCEPYYQPTGTRGRPSVPPGVYFRMLMVGYFEGIGSQRGIAWRCADSLSLREFLGVPLTEATPDHSTLSRVRDRLPLEVHQEVFRLVLQLAAQQGLLKGKTVAVDSTTLEADAAMKSIVRRDTGEDWKAYVIGLMKKEGVIEKGDEPSDEEVRRFDKKRKNKKVSNAEWVSTTDPSARITKLKDGRTHLAYKAEHVVDIDTELILAAEVYHGDHSDTKTLCDSVMEAQTHLSEAGLEAQIEEAVADKGYHAAEQLELVTSVGVRTYVPEPKRRGESRLSAKPVEQQRAVKGNRRRTKTAKNKRLQRLRSERVERSFAHVCDTGGSRRTWLRGIDKVRKRLLTSALVRNLGLVMRKLFGIGTPRGLQGEGGSAGLMQLAWLLIAAMKNLWDTHARLGARPTESRLQLLTVGGPQEYALRSTGC
- a CDS encoding GH39 family glycosyl hydrolase, whose translation is MDLDTEVGQMYRFWDVYPVTDQSPFLDEQQLSRLKQKYRYARFINCVRLFGGKDSKKDDYFRGVDARGQAICDFSEALAMLSGIRSCGFTPWIVLDNVPAEMSENPTKNLYGNTEPPASFDLWSSYVRQFARALVEEFGVEEVAQWRFRVGTEPDFSPGHWTGTQQQYLKHYDYTVAAVRSVLPSASIGPGNVIAPLRGRKQKSWAPAIINHCATGTNHVSGSTGTPLDVFGSSYYTSVGRSDIQFDAVVEFLREEIGNHPQFDSVPVEIHEFGILSEGGKQIAGDGTEFGSSWLAHMSEKIYRNDVRRVYQWDWNTDKGGNIPTPLTHVMDMLEEMAGGTRLSVESDQMSEMDHIGCIAARNGDVVNLIVFRHLAERSNGNKVLVRLTLDGGSFVEKELSVTRANLLDGEHAGFMAERNADMKHVRAKVADNAKTHAITRKVMAAHRAKYEELSKLHSVDPLPKPTVDSLGRMHFDLMLDGHAVVVLQLR